The Litoreibacter ponti genome includes a window with the following:
- a CDS encoding chemotaxis protein CheB, producing MDINYGCVSIGASAGGIQAIRRIINGLPYQLRAPLVITIHAPATSRLERVLRFESNLNIQRAMHGMILRPGVIYTVPGETDAKIHGDRFVLNEALRHDGQFASIDSLMSSIAFTFQAAATGIILSGKLRDGAAGMRMIEEFGGRTIVQDPHEAEFADLPISVLERCADAEVQTTAEISNWLLEHY from the coding sequence ATGGACATCAATTACGGCTGTGTGTCGATCGGTGCATCCGCAGGAGGAATTCAGGCGATCCGAAGGATTATCAACGGTTTGCCGTATCAGCTACGCGCACCACTCGTGATCACTATACATGCGCCTGCGACTTCTCGTTTAGAACGTGTCCTAAGGTTTGAAAGCAATCTCAATATCCAACGCGCGATGCACGGGATGATCTTGCGTCCGGGTGTGATTTACACCGTGCCGGGCGAAACTGACGCGAAGATTCACGGTGACCGCTTTGTGCTAAACGAAGCATTGCGTCACGATGGTCAATTTGCTTCGATCGACTCCCTTATGAGCTCAATAGCATTCACATTCCAAGCTGCTGCCACAGGGATCATTCTGTCGGGAAAGTTGCGGGATGGTGCGGCAGGCATGCGCATGATTGAGGAGTTTGGAGGGCGCACAATCGTTCAAGATCCTCACGAGGCAGAGTTCGCTGACCTTCCCATCTCCGTGCTAGAACGATGTGCTGATGCCGAAGTTCAAACGACTGCTGAAATCTCAAATTGGCTTCTGGAACATTACTGA
- a CDS encoding NnrT protein — MAGVAQMTRAGWSTGKIALVLYPFGAGAAAVNVFFAALIFSWIGGPILSTGLSILIGALLGIPATWYFAKHIRHLMDVADKGAAK, encoded by the coding sequence ATGGCTGGTGTCGCGCAGATGACACGGGCGGGGTGGTCCACAGGCAAGATCGCTCTGGTGCTCTACCCATTCGGTGCGGGTGCGGCAGCGGTCAACGTATTCTTTGCCGCCCTGATCTTCAGCTGGATCGGTGGCCCGATCCTGTCCACTGGGCTTTCGATCCTGATCGGCGCGCTTCTTGGCATTCCCGCAACATGGTATTTTGCCAAACACATTCGTCACCTGATGGACGTGGCCGACAAGGGAGCGGCGAAGTGA
- a CDS encoding DUF6522 family protein, protein MKIDMSGDQPTIDARDLGQLLDLPPDEVQNLMRAGEITSRFETGEDEDAGKVRLTFFHRGRRVRLTCSKDGTVLSTTRVTTERP, encoded by the coding sequence GTGAAGATCGACATGAGCGGTGACCAGCCCACCATTGACGCGCGCGATCTTGGTCAACTGCTGGACCTGCCCCCGGACGAAGTACAAAACCTCATGCGCGCAGGCGAAATCACATCGCGTTTCGAAACGGGTGAGGACGAAGACGCAGGCAAGGTTAGGCTGACCTTTTTCCATCGCGGTCGCAGGGTGCGCCTGACATGTAGCAAAGACGGGACCGTTTTGAGCACGACCCGCGTAACAACGGAGCGACCATGA
- the hemN gene encoding oxygen-independent coproporphyrinogen III oxidase — MEHTEHLKALGLFDARVPRYTSYPTAAVFSPQIGSAFQDASFRRLDPEDPVSVYIHIPFCERLCWFCACHTQGTRTLGPLESYIETLEQELELLRGALPDGMRMGRLHWGGGTPTILPPPLIHRLSQAIRSVFSPTDDFEFSVEIDPTMVDRPKIDALAAEGMTRASIGIQDFDPIVQKAIGRLQPFEVTQTCVADLRAAGITSLNADLVYGLPHQTVARIDDTIDKVLTFEPDRVALFGYAHVPWVSKRQKLIDEGALPDDTARYTLAALAAKKFNGAEMTPVGIDHFARPDDDLALAAKNGFLRRNFQGYTTDTCETLIGLGASSISRFPEGYVQNAPATAAYKQRIASGCLPGARGFQLTQADRLHARAIERLMCTFALDLEDLRPEFGHRVETLKPRLVELAGRFAPFVQRDGSRILILPEGRTLTRIIASVFDQHMPEGVRYSRAS; from the coding sequence ATGGAACATACGGAACACCTCAAAGCCTTGGGCCTCTTCGACGCGCGCGTGCCGCGCTATACGTCCTATCCAACCGCTGCGGTCTTCTCCCCGCAGATCGGATCGGCATTCCAGGATGCTTCGTTTCGGCGGCTGGACCCGGAGGACCCGGTTTCGGTCTACATACATATCCCGTTTTGCGAGCGCCTCTGCTGGTTCTGTGCCTGCCACACGCAGGGTACGCGCACCCTTGGACCGCTCGAAAGCTACATCGAAACACTTGAACAAGAGCTTGAGTTGCTGCGTGGCGCGCTACCGGACGGTATGCGAATGGGTCGGTTGCACTGGGGCGGCGGCACACCCACGATCCTGCCGCCACCCCTCATTCACCGACTGTCGCAAGCAATCCGCAGTGTTTTTTCACCAACGGACGACTTCGAGTTCTCGGTGGAGATCGATCCGACCATGGTCGATCGTCCGAAAATCGACGCATTGGCAGCGGAGGGCATGACGCGCGCCTCCATCGGCATTCAGGACTTCGACCCAATCGTTCAGAAGGCCATCGGCCGGTTGCAACCGTTTGAGGTCACCCAGACATGCGTGGCCGATCTTCGTGCGGCAGGCATCACTTCTCTGAACGCCGATCTGGTATATGGGCTTCCGCATCAGACCGTTGCACGCATCGACGACACGATTGACAAGGTTCTGACGTTCGAGCCGGACCGTGTCGCGCTTTTCGGCTACGCGCATGTGCCTTGGGTCTCCAAACGGCAAAAGTTGATCGACGAGGGCGCTCTACCGGATGACACGGCGCGGTATACGCTTGCAGCGCTGGCGGCAAAGAAATTCAACGGCGCTGAAATGACGCCGGTCGGAATTGACCACTTCGCGCGCCCGGATGACGACCTTGCACTGGCCGCCAAAAACGGCTTCCTGAGACGCAATTTTCAGGGCTACACCACCGACACCTGCGAGACTCTGATCGGTCTTGGCGCGTCGTCGATATCGCGCTTTCCGGAGGGGTATGTGCAGAACGCGCCCGCCACGGCGGCCTATAAACAGCGGATTGCCAGCGGATGCCTACCCGGTGCACGTGGGTTTCAGCTTACGCAGGCAGATCGCCTTCATGCTCGCGCGATCGAGAGACTGATGTGCACCTTCGCTCTTGATCTGGAGGATTTGAGGCCTGAATTCGGGCATCGTGTAGAGACCCTGAAACCCCGACTTGTTGAGCTTGCAGGCCGCTTCGCCCCTTTCGTTCAGCGGGACGGATCACGCATCCTGATACTGCCCGAGGGCCGGACGCTCACCCGCATTATTGCTTCTGTATTTGATCAACATATGCCAGAGGGCGTGCGCTATTCACGCGCGTCCTGA
- a CDS encoding NnrU family protein, whose amino-acid sequence MTWAGFIGIFALFFATHSIPVRPGIKSRIVAQVGPCGFAIGYSMLSLAMLALLIWAAGAAPYVELWPQLSWHRHAAHAGMLVVCLILVFSIGRPNPFSFGGARNNMFDPTRPGIVRLVRHPVLAALALWAAFHILPNGDLAHVLLFGVLGGFALGGRTLINRRKKREMGSDQWDRLSATVGEAPVLGKPTSWLGAVARLVLGAVLFAALIALHPVVIGVPAL is encoded by the coding sequence ATGACCTGGGCGGGTTTCATCGGCATCTTTGCCCTGTTCTTTGCAACGCACTCGATCCCGGTCCGACCCGGGATAAAGTCACGCATCGTGGCACAGGTCGGTCCGTGCGGGTTTGCAATCGGCTATTCGATGCTGTCGCTCGCTATGCTGGCTCTGCTCATCTGGGCGGCGGGCGCGGCACCTTACGTCGAGCTTTGGCCCCAGCTTTCCTGGCACCGACACGCGGCGCATGCAGGTATGCTGGTGGTCTGCCTGATCCTTGTCTTCTCTATCGGTCGCCCCAATCCATTTTCCTTTGGCGGTGCGCGCAACAACATGTTTGACCCTACGCGCCCCGGCATCGTGCGGCTGGTCCGGCACCCGGTGCTGGCGGCTCTGGCGCTTTGGGCGGCCTTTCACATACTGCCCAATGGTGACCTCGCCCATGTCTTACTGTTCGGCGTTCTGGGTGGGTTCGCCCTGGGAGGCCGAACGCTGATCAACCGCCGCAAGAAACGGGAGATGGGATCCGACCAGTGGGATCGGTTGAGCGCAACCGTTGGAGAGGCTCCGGTTCTCGGAAAGCCGACGTCCTGGTTGGGCGCTGTGGCCCGGCTTGTCCTTGGGGCCGTGCTGTTCGCTGCCCTGATCGCCCTGCATCCGGTTGTGATAGGTGTGCCAGCACTTTGA
- a CDS encoding NnrS family protein, producing the protein MAHSSAEQIRSWNGPAIFSFGFRPFFLFGAVWVLFSMGLWLAVLMGGVDLPTRFDRGSWHAHEFLFGYLGAVLAGFLLTAVPNWTGRLPIVGWRLAGLFALWCAGRAAILFSNSLPSFVAPAIDLAFPIALGGLILREIIAGKNWRNLIVLALLAVFTLANALFHYEALAGEYAAQGYGLRLGLATAVMMIAVIGGRIIPSFTRNWLVREQHAARPAPPMQRFDKATLLLSPPILAIWTLQPFTVTTGFCLLVFGVLHLIRLTRWQGHHTLSEPLVFVLHASYAFFPLGAFALGLDQILGNPGTAGAQHLWMAGAIGAMTLAVMSRATLGHTGRELTAGRATIAIFVCVFAAALMRFLTPLHLGLSTLSGVFWLLAFGGFVVVYGPMLLRPKAERGT; encoded by the coding sequence ATGGCGCATTCATCCGCCGAGCAGATACGCAGCTGGAACGGCCCGGCGATTTTCAGCTTTGGCTTCCGCCCCTTTTTCCTTTTCGGTGCAGTCTGGGTCCTTTTTTCAATGGGCCTTTGGCTGGCGGTGTTGATGGGCGGTGTCGACCTGCCCACCCGCTTTGACCGTGGGTCATGGCACGCGCATGAGTTTCTGTTCGGCTATCTTGGCGCGGTGCTTGCCGGTTTCCTGCTGACGGCTGTGCCCAACTGGACCGGGCGTTTGCCAATCGTCGGTTGGCGGTTGGCGGGGCTTTTTGCGCTTTGGTGCGCCGGGCGCGCGGCTATTCTGTTCTCCAATTCGCTTCCCTCATTTGTGGCTCCGGCCATTGACCTTGCCTTTCCCATTGCGTTGGGCGGTCTGATCCTGCGCGAAATCATTGCGGGCAAAAACTGGCGCAACCTGATCGTGCTGGCCCTGCTTGCCGTATTCACGTTGGCCAATGCGCTGTTTCACTACGAGGCACTTGCCGGTGAATACGCCGCGCAGGGCTATGGGCTGCGGCTGGGCCTGGCGACAGCGGTGATGATGATCGCCGTTATCGGTGGGCGGATCATCCCGTCCTTTACCCGCAACTGGCTGGTGCGCGAACAGCATGCGGCACGTCCTGCACCGCCGATGCAGCGTTTTGACAAGGCCACCTTGTTGCTGAGCCCGCCGATCCTGGCGATCTGGACGCTTCAGCCCTTTACGGTCACCACCGGGTTCTGCCTGCTGGTGTTCGGCGTCTTGCATCTGATCCGGCTGACCCGGTGGCAGGGGCACCACACGCTGAGCGAACCTTTAGTGTTTGTCCTGCATGCGTCCTATGCGTTTTTTCCGCTGGGTGCTTTCGCGCTTGGGCTGGACCAGATCCTGGGCAATCCGGGCACGGCGGGGGCACAGCATCTGTGGATGGCGGGCGCCATCGGGGCGATGACCCTCGCTGTCATGAGCCGCGCAACACTTGGGCACACGGGCCGCGAATTGACAGCGGGCAGGGCCACTATTGCGATTTTTGTATGCGTCTTTGCAGCGGCGCTAATGCGGTTCCTGACCCCGCTCCATCTGGGCCTGAGCACCCTTTCCGGCGTGTTCTGGCTGCTGGCCTTCGGAGGGTTTGTCGTGGTGTATGGTCCGATGCTTCTGCGGCCAAAGGCAGAGCGCGGCACATGA
- a CDS encoding DUF481 domain-containing protein — MTLISKLATVSVVALIAATPAFAQDALVGTKVLDERIDDITDDVNEDIARGDDDERFGPNGVAQGFRGSIALTASGTSGNTDTGEVSGAGRLTYGIGEWNHLAGFAIEYGEANGTQNEEKFFATYEAQRYFSPEFYLFGIGRYEYDGFGVDENGVEVEGNATDAFLGFGPGYRVLNTAEQTWRVQAGIGARYTKDFAGVSETEEAVIASSRYYLSLTETMSLTNDTDILSSSANTVVTNDLGVNFKMSDNLSTRVSYRTDYNSDPAPGRKSTDNTVGLSLVLGF, encoded by the coding sequence ATGACACTGATTTCGAAACTGGCCACCGTATCCGTGGTTGCTCTGATTGCTGCGACGCCTGCTTTTGCACAAGATGCCCTCGTCGGCACTAAAGTTCTGGACGAGCGCATCGACGACATCACGGATGACGTGAACGAAGATATTGCACGCGGTGATGATGATGAACGCTTCGGCCCGAACGGCGTTGCCCAAGGCTTCCGCGGCTCCATCGCACTGACCGCCTCTGGCACCTCAGGTAACACCGACACCGGCGAAGTGTCCGGTGCGGGTCGCCTGACCTATGGCATCGGTGAGTGGAACCATCTGGCTGGCTTTGCGATCGAGTACGGCGAAGCCAACGGTACGCAGAACGAAGAGAAGTTCTTTGCGACCTATGAGGCGCAGCGATACTTCTCGCCCGAGTTCTACCTCTTCGGTATCGGTCGCTACGAGTATGACGGCTTTGGTGTCGACGAAAACGGCGTCGAAGTTGAAGGCAATGCGACTGACGCGTTCCTTGGCTTTGGTCCCGGCTACCGCGTGCTCAACACCGCTGAGCAGACCTGGCGTGTGCAGGCGGGCATCGGTGCTCGCTACACGAAAGATTTCGCTGGCGTGTCCGAGACCGAAGAGGCCGTGATCGCATCATCGCGTTACTACCTGTCCCTTACCGAGACCATGTCGCTGACCAATGACACGGACATCCTGTCCTCTTCGGCCAACACGGTTGTAACCAACGACCTCGGCGTGAACTTCAAGATGTCGGACAACCTGTCGACCCGCGTATCGTACCGCACCGACTACAACTCCGACCCGGCTCCAGGCCGCAAGTCGACCGACAACACCGTGGGCCTGTCTCTGGTTCTAGGTTTCTAA
- a CDS encoding protein NnrT, with translation MRFFLPLTGVFVLAGSRLFADGFDRPIPQAQSATAEFWYALACITLVASMVAVQWLVSRR, from the coding sequence ATGCGCTTCTTTCTTCCCCTCACCGGCGTCTTCGTCCTCGCAGGCTCGCGCCTTTTTGCCGATGGCTTCGACCGGCCAATCCCACAGGCACAATCCGCAACGGCGGAATTCTGGTACGCCCTGGCCTGCATCACGCTTGTGGCAAGCATGGTGGCTGTACAATGGCTGGTGTCGCGCAGATGA